The Helianthus annuus cultivar XRQ/B chromosome 15, HanXRQr2.0-SUNRISE, whole genome shotgun sequence genomic sequence CGTTGTCTGTGGTAGAGGCCGAAGCCATGGAGGTTCCATTCACGTTATTGGAAATAAAAAACGCGATATGGGATTGTGATGGAGATCGAGCACCCGGGCCGGACGGGTTCAACTTTCGGTTCATAAAGCGGTGTTGGGACGGTTTGAAGAACGATTTCCAGAAACTATTAGAAGAATTCTATGTTAATGGTACTATTAACAGGAGCTGCTCCTCATCATTCATCGCCCTTATCCCTAAAATTAAGGATCCGCTACAACCCGCAGACTTTCGGCCTATTAGCTTGATCGGTTGTGTCAACAAAGTAATATCCAAAGTCCTAGTTAATCGACTTAAAGGGGTGATTGGGAAGTTGATCTCGGAGGAGCAAACGGCGTTCCTAAGTGGTAGAAATATCACAGACGGACCTCTCATGTTTAACGAGGTACTAGCTTGGATGAAGGTAGCTAAAAAGGAAGGTATGATCTTTAAAGTTGACATTCACAAGGCCTACGATTCGCTTAATTGGGATTTTCTGCATTCCGTCATGGCCCAAATGAATTTCCCACCCAGATGGTGTATGTGGATAATGGCTATTCTACGATCTTCCCGGGCCTCCGTCCTCGTCAATGGATCTCCAACCATGGAATTTAATTGTACACGTGGTCTCCGTCAGGGAGATCCACTGTCACCGTTCTTATTTCTTATGGCTATGGAGGCGTTATCCGGAATTATGCACAACGCCTCCTCGAGTGGGATATTTCAAGGCATTAAATGCGCGGTGAATGGCCCTATTTTAACTCACTTACTCTATGCGGATGACGTTGTTTTCCTTGGAAAATGGTCGATTGAAAACGCGTTAAACCTTAGAAGAATCCTTAAATGCTTTTATATGGCCTCGGGCCTTAAGGTAAACCTCGGAAAGAGTAATCTTTTTGGTGTGGGAGTTGGACACAATGAAGCGGGGGTTATGGCCGATGTGTTACGATGCAAGGCTCGAACCTTCCCATTTAAGTACTTGGGGTTACAGGTTGGTGGTAATATGAACTTAGTGAAAAACTGGAAACCGGTTTTGGAAGTATTTAAGAACCGGTTATCCTTATGGAAAGGTAAAACCCTTTCCTACGGAGGAAGAATCACTTTAATAAAATCGGTCCTTAATTCGCTTCCAAACTATTATTTCGCATTATACAAGGCTCCGAATCAAGTTATTAAAGAACTTGAAAGTATCCGGAGATCATTTTTTTGGAGTGGCACGGAAGAAAAGAACAAAGGGAATTGGATTGCTTGGGAGAAGGTCATCGCTCCGGTCGAATATGGTGGATTGGGATTTGGTTCTCTAAAAGATACTAATCTAGCCATGCTAGCAAAATGGTGGTGGAGATTCAAGGTTGAGAAAGACAGCTTGTGGAGAAAGGTAATATGGGCGATTCATAATAAATCGAGATCCTGGAATTTCATTCCAGCCAAGATATCGATACCGGGGCCGTGGAAACAAATTAAGAACATTTCGCCCGAGTTAGAAAGCTCGAATCTGAATTTATCAAACCAAATTAAAGGGGTACTCGGGAACGGGGTCGACATTTTATTTTGGATAGACACGTGGCTAGAAGACTTACCATTGGCGCAGAAGTTCCCAGCTCTGTTCAACATAGAGTCCAACAAGATGTGCACAGTTTCGGACCGGGTTACTAACAATACGCAAGGGGTAGCTGTAAAGTGGGTTTGGAACAGTGAACCGGCTTCGGCGGTGGAATTAGCGGAAGTTCAGCAGTTAAATCAGAAGCTTGTGGGGGTTAAATGTGCAGAAAAAAAAGACCGATGGAGATGGGGACTAGACCCGAATGGTAACTTCTCGGTCGCTACCATAAAAAACATGTTATCTCAGCCTACAGGTCTTGTCCGAATTCTATTTTTAAGTGGAATAATTGGACGCCAAAGAAGGTAGGAATAGTAGGTTGGCGTGCGTTGGTGGAAAGGTTACCGACAGGATGTGCTCTGCAGATCAAAGGGATTCAGCTGGAGTCAACTTCATGCCCTCTTTGTCACGAAATGCCGGAAACGTGTGAACATCTCTTCGTAGCCTGTCAATTCGCCCAAATGGTATGGACCGTTATCGCGCAATGGTGCAAGGTCCAGGACTCTTTCTTTTTTAGCATCATGGATTTGCTCCAAATAAATGATGTGGTGACCGGATctgttaaaaagaaaaaaaatgatacATGCCATAACACATGTGTATCTTTGGAGTATTTGGCGGATGAGGAATAAGGTTGTGTTCGAACAAGCCCCTATATCAGTTCCGGCAGTTGTAGAGGAAATAAAGTACATGAGCTATCAATGGGTCAAAAATCGGTCGAGAGAAGGTGACCTCAATTGGGACAAATGGAGGAGGTTCGAAGTTTTCTAAAAAGTTTTATAGTTTCTATTATGTAATGTTTTCTCTGTTTCGGTTTTTGTTTTGTTCTTAATTGGCGGATGTAATTTTGGTGCTAGTACCTTGCTAGATGGTGAATAAAAATTTctgttggtcgttcaaaaaaaagtttaatctccttctcatttataatattatttttttgaattaagagttaattacatagttagtccatgtggtttgcacaaagtaaatacttagatactaatagtttaaaatcacattctagggtattaacttttcattttataatgtttggaggtattaacgttatttgtagatTTAAAATCACAATCTATTAGctcctaagtatgttattttatgcaaacaacagagactaactatgttaataccctagaagttaataccttcaaacgttacaaaatgaaaagttaatacactagaaggtgattttaaactattagtacgtAAGTATGTTATTTTGGGCAAACcgcagggactaactatgtaattaactctttgaattaattatatttgaacgttttgtttggtatcaaataaattttacgaaacttaaaataaaattaactaataatatttatcatttatacatttacggagttttaaataaatggttaaatttattgagacttcgttaacaaattttgcaataacagaataatctatttttatcacgaaaaccgtattagtatattaaatatttttatttttactatacaaaattacatttactcaacccatgtaacacatgaggttttctaagatataacttttattatttgatatataaaattagatttattcaattcgtacaatacacggggttttttaaggatatatatttttattatttagtacaaaGTAAATACTtagatactaatagtttaaaatcacattctagggtattaacttttcattttataatgtttggaggtattaacgttatttgtaggtttaaaatcacaatCTATTAGctcctaagtatgttattttgtgcaaacaacagagactaactatgttaataccctagaagttaataccttcaaacgttacaaaatgaaaagttaatacactagaaggtgattttaaactattagtacgtAAGTATGTTATTTTGGGCAAACCgcatggactaactatgtaattaactctttgaattaattatatttgaacgttttgtttggtatcaaataaattttacgaaacttaaaataaaattaactaataatatttatcatttatacatttacggagttttaaataaatggttaaatttattgagacttcgttaacaaattttgcaataacagaataatctattttttatcacgaaaaccgtattagtatattaaatatttttatttttactatacaaaattacatttactcaacccatgtaacacatgaggttttctaagatataacttttattatttgatatataaaattagatttattcaattcgtacaatacacggggttttttaaggatatatattttttattatttagtacagaaaattacatttatccaaacCATGTAATgtgcatatttttaaagatgtaattttttattgtttggtatataaaattacatttattcaaccagtgtaataaatgaggttttttaaagacgtattcttttattatttggtaaacaatattacatttattcaactcgtgtaatacacgtggttttaaagatataacttttttatttaatatataaaattatatttattcaacccgtacaataaatgagatttaaagatatattgtgttaattgctcggatggtccctgtggtttcaacttttttcacgtttagtccccaccttttgaaaatagcaggtatgctccctatggtttgtcattttgttactcggatagtccctgagtagatgtcagttagtttgaaaatagcaggtatgctccctatggtttgtcattttgttactcggatagtccccaaagtaaatgttgggggactatccgagtaacaaaatgacaaaccatagggagcatacatgctattttcaaaatgtggggactaaacgtgaaaccacagggaccatccgagcaattaactcttttattatttagtatataaaatttatttattcaaccccgtgtaatacacggggttataacctagttttcTTTTAAAAGAATCCGAAGTAATTACGTTAATTCAATTTCTAATAAAactaaattacaagttttgttttttttatgtcTGTCACAAATTTCAAGCgatgtcctttacctttaaaattgataccttttgtacttaatgtttgaaaatatTGCACGTTATGTCCATTAACGCTAACTCAGTTAgaatttttggttaaatctgataACCCAAAgatattttagtctttttacccatttatttaaaataattaaaatagttttttttttgaacaacaaccatctatatatagatatagaaGCCAGCAAGGGGCTGGAAAAAAATACACCAGTTCAAAGAACAAAAACAATTAcaacatagcagaaatgtcaaaaGTGACCCACTCGTTCCAGCCCGTTGAGATACCCTTTGCTCTATTCTTCATCCACAAGAATGATTCTTCTTTTGTCAACTCCACAATAGTCTGGACAGGGACCATGTTGTCGTTGAATTCCTTTTCGTTTCGTGCTAACCATAGTCTCCACATACACGCCATAGCCACCATTTGCACTGTTTGCTTCCACTTTTTTGATCCAACTTGCACCGAGATGTGCTCAAATAGTTGTGAAACCGAAACCCACTCGCAATCCATAGAGATTTTTAGCCACCTCAGAATGTTCCACCAAACCGCTTTAGCCCATAAGCAAGATACGAAGAGATGGTCGCTTGATTCCTCGTTTATTCCGCACCTGCTACAAAAATTGTTTGTGATATTAATCCCTCTTTTCACCAAGCTTAGTTTATCCGCAATTCTCCCAAGCTCGGCCCGCCAAACTAAGTAGTTAACCTTGAGAGGAGCCCAAGCATTCCATTTGAAGGATCCACAGTCGCTAGGAACCGTGCCCTTCAGCTCTAACTCTTGGCGAATACTTTTAGTGGAGAACCTCTCCCCTCGATCATTATCCCAACGCCACATATCCTTTCCGCCTTTGAAACGGACTTGCTGAAGAAAGCACATTAAATTGCCAATTTCCCTCCATTCCACCTCAGACCTTGGGTTTGTTATCCAACCCCATTTCCACTGGTAGGTGGACCCGACCATCTCGAAATAGGAGTCTAAATACCCTCCTTTATCAATTGCCAACTTGAAAATATTAGGGAACAAATATTTCAACGGCCCTCGACCCAACCAATTGTCGTGCCAAAAAAGTGTTTCTTCCATCTCCCACTTCAACCAGAAGTTTATCTTTGACCCTTAGACCCATCTTCCCTAGCTTGCCGTCCAATTCCACTATATTTTTCCACCAACCCGTTGTAGACCGCTTCACGGGAATGATATCCTTACCTCTATGCGGACCATGAATAGCTAATATAACTTGTGCCCAAAGTTGAGGCGGGTTGTCGCGAATCCTTCACCACCATTTGGACAACATCGCCATATTGAACTCTTCTAACCCGCCGATCCCGAGACCCCCCTGATCCTTTGTCCTTATCAACTTACCCCATCTAACCCACGCCATCTTGTTTCTATTCCCCACTTGACCCCACACAAAAGACCTGCGAAGCCCTTCCAGAATCCTTAAGACAGCTTTAGGGGCCTGAAAGACTCCTAGATAGTAAGACGAGAGGCTGCGAAGCACAGATTTGGCGAGCGTTACCCGACCCGCAAAAGATAAGGTCCTGGCCTTCCACGCATTTAACTTGGTCTGGAACCTCTTGACAATCggttgccaactttttaccaCCACCCACCCCACACTTGCCGCCACCCACCCCAACCACCACCGCTCACACACCTCTGAACCAGACCATACAACCATCCTTCATCGCACCGCATCACCACCAGCACAAACCAGTGCAAACCAGAACTCCGTCGGCCTCAACCGACCTCCGACCACTTCCATATCTCTACAATCACTCCATTTTAAAACGATGAAATTATATACACATACCCATTGAATCTGAGGAGTTTCTTCTGTAATTAGCATCTTTTTAGGCTCTTCATAAGTAGCACATGTGCTAGAATAAATCAGAGAGAGGTTaggagaaagagaaagtggttgtCGACTTACTTCCGGCGAACTCTGGTCAACAATGGCAATCCCAGATCGAAGATTCAAGGAGTGGTGACGGCATCTGGTGTTAGATTCGAAGACTcgggtgatggtggtggatggtttCCGTACAACTCCACCATCGATCTGCAACCATTACACGACGGAGTTAGCACCAAATCAAATGACATCTCTAAAAAATCTGCAGAAACATGTTTGAAATTGTGAATTAACAGATTATTAGGCAATATTGCAGTTATAGAATCTGATTATTGTAAATTAAACCTTGTGGAGGATGATAGGGGATTTGGGTGTACTgtaaaaaccctaattaaaaggAAGATGTAGGATTATAGAAGTTGGTGGTTGATACGGTGGGGTTTTGCAGGTTGGGggtttagagcattcacattgtTGGCATCAAATTCTctgtgtggtgtttttaaaatataaagagtataaaatgtggttgtgagtggaggagagataaaatgttactgtttatctgtatatttaagggggacactgttcaccccctaaatttttaatatattttgaaagtggttgtgagtgaaggagagataAAAGGTAATGATAAATGTTATGCTCAAGTGAAAGGTGATTTATTAGTCAAATATTTTGTTATGCTAGTGTTAAATTAACTGTAATGGGCCAGTGTTGTAAGTTAGGTATTTCTGAAATCCAGCAGCTAATACATTGGTCAATTGCAGAATTCTGCAAATGAAATACTATGGAAATGGGTATCTTCAACAAAGTCCATATTCTTCAAATGATCGACGCCGTTAATGGCGGAAATTTTGAGAAAAGGGGAAGTTTATTGTCCTTTGAAATTAAGATCTGAAGGTTATTATGTGTATGATTGGTGTTGAAGACAAGTGGGGAGGTGAAATGACCGTTCTACCCTCATGTGTAGTGCACATGACAtaacttaactgaaaattataactgggtttgccctaaaggacataacgtgcaatattttcaaacattaagtacaaaagtgatcaattttaaaggtaaaggaaagcgcctgaaatttggaacaaacataaaggacaaaacttgtaatttactcttctaATAAATAAACTTTAATCTAATAGAGTAATATTGATATTTGTACTACAATTGTCAGAAaatgtaaaaatatattttttacatAGCAAATTAACATCCAAACATTTCATAAGGGGTTTTCTAATGGCACACCCCCTGTCTGTCTGCACACTTTTGAatttaatacgcatcgtataggcctatacgatgcgtattgaattaAAGTAAAAAACATGGCAGACTGACAGGTGCAGGTTATGTCTGGCGGCGAGcttgatacgcatcgtataggcctatacgatgcgtatcagGCCActgtttttttaaatttattttttgttgtgttgtgTCGAAGGAGAACCcgagaaacgaaagggatttcgagcagttggtcgatgaTATGATTGATAAAGATCTTGACACGATTATTTCCATTTTCAAGTATTATTAAAACCATTCAACCAACCAGTCTACaatgtggttcccaatttgcggaacataatcccagattgtctaaagaaacgcttttatcatgtgtcatgtgGTAAACAAATACCAAGGGTGTAtacagatctctattcggtcatctttccaagctTTAATATACGAATATGTGTCCCAATttgcggaacataatcccagattgtctaaagaagcgcttttatcatgtgtcatattagaTGTGTTATGGTGAGATTTTTCAAGTTTGCACAGTGGGAGAAAAGACCACACCTCTGTCAGTATTGTCCTTTaaattcgcataaacatatattcgtttcataacctcCTCCTATAAATCAACCATAACTCACCCGATACGTCTTCTCTGTATCACatatgataaaagcgcttctttagataatctgggattatgttccgtttcttcaagatttacgtctgatgtccaggtttgatcacatttgacttcatctgcggcagtccaatgactttcttgAGTCACAGAaacgacaatagggcccacggatcttatgcccacccgagaccgacctctggatcacacatgataaaagcacttctttagacaatctgggattatgttccgtttcttcaagatttacgtctgatgtccaagtttaatcacatttgacttcatttgcggcagtccaatgactttcttgagtcacagatccgacaatagggcccacggattttatgcccacccgagaccgacctctggatcacacatgataaaagcgcttctttagacaatctgggattatattccgtttcttcaagatttacgtctgatgtccaagtttgatcacatttggcttcatctgcggcagtccaatgactttcttgGTTTAATTACATCTTCAATCGAGACCGCATTATTAAttataatgaagcaatgaagattgaatgtggaaatgttccgtattttctccttttctaattctcgaagaatctcgtaaCTACCGATATCTCATCCTTCTGTTGTGCAGTACTTCCAAGActattcaagtgagtcctatgaagcaagtgtctatctattcaattgagaggaatcattgcattacattcCCGTTGAAAACAAATTATGTCtgtctgaaccaaccgaaatccacaaatttcCAACAATTAACAGGACATTGTTAAAAGGGAAAATCTAATCGAACACCTGATTGAGAGAAACTTCTTCGAGCTAACTGCCGATATCTCATCCTTCTGgtgttcagtacttccgagacgattcaagtgagtcctatgaagcaagtgtctgtctacaaattccaacaaattgtgGGTTAATAGATTCCGAAGGTGTTATTTTagttatttctgttgattcaGTACTTCAAGGTGTGTACGTTAAATACCGTTCACCgcttttttagttgcttctcttgttaagtgaGACATTTTatagagaacaagttcacagcagaaagaaattttattgaaaacttctaaaAATGTTAAGTGTTTGAGGCATGCCTGTTTGATTCAAGtaagtcctatgaagcaagtgtctgtctattcaattgagaggaatcattgcattacatccccatTGAAAACAAATTGTGTCtgtctgaaccaaccgaaatccacaaatttcCAACAATTAACAGGACATTGTTAAAAGGGAAAATCTAATGGAACACCTGATTGAGAGAAACTTCTTCGAGCTAACTGCCGATATCTCATCCTTCTTTGAGAGGAAACATGACCGAATAGAAATCTGAACCAACcaaaatccacaaattccaacaaattgtgtCTAACGCAAGGATCTTCGaattagttgcttctcttgttaagtttctgaaccaaaCGCTTTtctagttgcttctcttgttaagtttctgaacaaaccgaaatccacaaattcaagtgagtcctatgaagcaagtgtctgtctattcaattgagaagaatcattgcattacatccctgttgaaaacaagtggttgtaatgatggaacccttgatttgaaaaacatttttgagaaatttatagttcaatacgcatcgtataggcctatacgatgcgtattaatcgATGATTTTACTGAAATACCCTGGGTTTTTTGATAAATTTAggggtatttttgagaaaattcaAAGGTTAATAcgaatcgtataggcctatacgattcgTATTAAGGTGATATACTATAcaatataggcctatacgatcgtaTATGGCATTATTTCAAATTTAGTGTTATCGTTTCCCTCGGTTCGACCCGTATACGTCTCGTTTTTGGCCGAACTTTCGCATATTTTGTCGTTTTATTACgtataccttcaacataagtcGTTTCGGTGCCGTTCGGTTGCGTGCGAATATCGTATTCTATGATTACCTACAGTTTTGTTTGAAATCCACTTGTACTCCATAGTGCCGTATTATATGTATGCGTGTGTGGAAATATCGTTAGTCGCGTACTTTGACGTATTTTtgcgtattttgacgtatttttgCGTATTTTGACGTATTCTAACATATTGTTGCGTATTTAATAGTATTTTTGACGTATTTGAGCGTATTCTAACGTATTTTAGCTTATTTTAACCTATTTTAGGGTATTTttacgtattttagcgtattttagcgtattttaacgtattttaacgtattttaacTTAAGTTAGCATATTTTAACGTAAGTTAGCGTATTTTagtgtattttaacgtattttagcgtattttagcgtattttaacgtattttacgtattttaacgtattttagcatattttagcgtattttaacgtattttaacgtaagttagcgtattttaacgtattttaatgtattttagggtattttagcgtattttaacgtattttaacgtattgtaACGTATTGTAACGTATTTTAGTTGGTTTCGAATATACCCAACATTGTCAAATTCGttgtggtggatgcaagcataaagttagaaaCCGGAGGTATTGAACCAATATttccttcaaacattctaaaccctacaaGGATGTTGGGAATcaaacgcatgtacgtgacaaaacaaggatcgttctaatagattaaagagaataaaccaagtaCAAAATCATCTGCTTTTTGAATCTAAATCTGAATGTTAACTTTcactcataaacccttgaatcccaatgcTTCGATGAtgatatcagcgttgtttatcaccctgtgtgagcattggaagcccgaccactaggagaagaacccgacacgtcttctatgatgattcgaaacattcatgAACAACAATGGACTTAGACTTATTG encodes the following:
- the LOC110913733 gene encoding uncharacterized protein LOC110913733, coding for MEETLFWHDNWLGRGPLKYLFPNIFKLAIDKGGYLDSYFEMVGSTYQWKWGWITNPRSEVEWREIGNLMCFLQQVRFKGGKDMWRWDNDRGERFSTKSIRQELELKGTVPSDCGSFKWNAWAPLKVNYLVWRAELGRIADKLSLVKRGINITNNFCSRCGINEESSDHLFVSCLWAKAVWWNILRWLKISMDCEWVSVSQLFEHISVQVGSKKWKQTVQMVAMACMWRLWLARNEKEFNDNMVPVQTIVELTKEESFLWMKNRAKGISTGWNEWVTFDISAML